In Bifidobacterium adolescentis ATCC 15703, the sequence ATTGGAACCCCGCCCGCATTATATATGCTGTATTTGCTTACAGATGCGGCACCCGTCTCACGCCATCATTCGGAACTTGCGCCCTTCAGCTCGTCGATGGCCCTTTGGAAGTCCTCCAGATTCTCGAAATTCTGGTAGACGCTGGCGAAGCGCATGTACGCCACCATGTCCAAGTCACGCAGCGGCTTGAGAATCGCCTTGCCGACCTCATCAGATTTGACTTGGGCCAATCCTCGTGAACGAAGATCCTCCTCGACCTTCTGCCCCAGCATCTTCAGATCGTCCTCGTTGATGGGACGGCCCTGGCATGCCTTGCGCACGCCGGAAATCACCTTATTGCGGTCGAATTGCTCGACGTTTCCGGAACGCTTCACAACCAATAGCATGGTCGTCTCCAATGTGGTGAATCGCTTGGAGCATTTCGGGCATTCGCGCCTGCGACGGATGGAGTGACCATCGTCGCTAATACGGGTATCGACCACCTTGGTGTCTGGATTCTGGCAAAACGGGCAATGCATGTTGTCCAGAATAGACTGAGCCCTTGAAATAAGCCACGCTTGGCGGCCCCTACGCCTCATG encodes:
- the nrdR gene encoding transcriptional regulator NrdR, with translation MHCPFCQNPDTKVVDTRISDDGHSIRRRRECPKCSKRFTTLETTMLLVVKRSGNVEQFDRNKVISGVRKACQGRPINEDDLKMLGQKVEEDLRSRGLAQVKSDEVGKAILKPLRDLDMVAYMRFASVYQNFENLEDFQRAIDELKGASSE